The sequence below is a genomic window from Anomalospiza imberbis isolate Cuckoo-Finch-1a 21T00152 chromosome 17, ASM3175350v1, whole genome shotgun sequence.
CACCTTCCAGCTGCCGCGCAGCCTCTTCCGCAGGGCCTTGTAGCCGCCGGCCGGCGTGAAGCTCTCGCCCTTAGACGCATTGAACACTATGGCATTGCGCGGGCCGCTCTCCATAGGCTCCCCCGGGGCTGCCGGAGGGCTCTGGGGAGCAGCGGGCAAGCGCCagcgccgcggccgcccgcGGTCCCCAGCGAGCCCCCGCCGTGCGGCCCTCACCACGCGCGCCCTAGCAACGCTCGGACCGGACGCATGCGCGGGTGGCGTCCCCCCCTCGGCTGCAGAGGTCGCCGCAGTGGTTCGCTCCACTCCCCGCCAGGGAACGGGCAGGGGCGGTACCACTGCGGAGGGCGGGGGGTGTGACACGCGGCGCTCCCGCCCTCCCTCAGCCCGGGCGCTGGGCACCCGTCCGGGGCTGCCAGCGCCCGGCGCAGTCCCGCTGTCCTAAAGCCCCTCTTGATGTTTCTGGGCCTTTGATTTTGCTTGTGTCAAAAATCCCAATCCTGACAGCTGCAGGTTATTCCCTGTGAGTTCGGGGAGGCCccggcacaggctgcccagagaagctgtggctgcccctggattcctggaagtgtcctaGGCCGGGCAGGATGAGGTTAGGAGCAGCCTGGAAGAGcagaaggtgttcctgcccatggcctTTAAGATCCTCAACCCTGCCATGGTTCTGTATGTGCTTAAATTAGGGAATTCCTCTCTAATTTAAACGCAGCAGTGTTAGTCACTTTCAGCATGCGGGGCCCTGCTCTCAGGCCCAGCACAAAGCAAacatcctccttcccctcttATCCAGAGCACCCAGAGAAGCACATCAGTGTTTGCAACTTTAATATAAACCATGTCATATTTCCAATGACTTCAGCATATACAAGATAGAGCCtgataaaaaaaccaaaacacacagTTGTACCAGCACAAGGTTCCCCATAGCACGAGCATCACACGACTTTTAGAAAGACCCTTTGTTCATCCCCGTGTTGCTCTGAacccccctctcctccccacagcaacagcacagaacagcttaaaaaaaaaaagtgggaagtGTCATTCAATGAATACACCAGCTTTTAAATTAAGGCAGAATAAATAACTGTTCCACATCAGTGATGGGCATTTTCAGGTGAGTGCTGGAGTCTGGAGCATGGCCACCACTCATTGTTCACTGCCCTGTGCTCATTACAGTAGTGTTGGTGTGCCTGGGGCAAGTCAAGCACATGCTGTGAAAGCAACCCTCACCCCCAAACAGAGTTCAGCTataaaggtatttttatttttccaagcaACTCAGTCTCTTTCCCCACCCCCTTTGATCTGGGATTTTCCTCCTTCACATTGGCTTCTCCGTCACAGCCTCATTGTTGCTTCAGTAGCTTGCCAATCCTGGACCAGAAAGGTAATCCACTCACTTTGAGGAGGATCAGACTGGCCTGAAAGGCCACAGTGCAGTTCAGGATTCACACATCTGCAGTTGCCTTTGGAGCAATAACTGATGAACAGTTTTTCACTCAGCCCAGAATGAGCAGCTTGAGTGACAGAATTCACTTAAAGGAAGGAAGCCACTGTTCATGGTGATGTGAAgagtttccttttctgttgaGAGTTTTGAGAAAGACATTGGCCATAGCTGAGCATaactccacaaaaaaaaaaaaaaaaaaaaaggtaaaataaaccTGTCCAGTTAAAGGGACATGGCTGTTGATGTGAATGATGGCACATACCTCAACCATAAAATATAACCACAGAGTGAATACAATTCTGCCAAGCAGCACAAGAcactcagggaaaaaatcacagtCAGTGCCCTGCTTTCCCTGGCAGGGAAACATTCATTTAGGGAGAAAATCCACCAAACAGCAAAAATTAAGAGCTCTTCCATCCCTGCTCGTTACTGTGTTAGTGCCATTTTCCTTAAACCATGAGGAAAGGACAGTACCAATCCtctcaaaagggaaaaaaaaaaaaacacacaacaaaaaacccacaaaaacccaTTCATTTAAAATATGGCTTGACAAAGCCTTTGTAAAACTTAAATGTCCTCTTCAGTTGGTGCATATGAAAATCCTAAAAATGCATCTGaggcactggagctgctggctgctaGGTCAGGCGTGCGGGTGATGGAGGCAGAGATGGCTTCTTGGGTGAACTCAGGATCAAAGTGTCGCAGATCAGCTGGGCCAGCCTAAGCCAAGGAGCAGGGAGACACAATCACCGAGTGAGCAAACCCAAACCAGACCCTGTGTTCAGACAGTCCAACACAGCTGCTCTTCCAAAAGAGCCATCACCACTGCATCTGCAGGTCCCAACCCACACCTCAGAGCCCTCAGTGTCCACATGAGACATCTGAGAGGGTCCCTTCTGTAAAACAGACAGAATTACCCGCTTACCACATTGGGGTTGAATGGAGGAGTAATCCTCTTGTGATATAAATCATCCCAGTTTATTGGGCTGAAGAATACATGGTTCTTTATCTCAAGCTGTATagaaagcaggaaggaaaaaaatcaattttctgcCAACACTCATTTTCCAGCACCTGGTCTCACAACTTTAAGTGGTTGACTTGAAGTTACCACTTACTCATATCCACAAATCCTTAATGCATGAGGGGCCTGGTCCAGGAATCCCCCAAAGAGAAATGACCCATCATACACTGGTGTCCTTAGCTGGCCACCACCCCTCTTCCCTTTGGAAATCCAAGTCAACCCCATGTGTCCCTTGTAGGAGGCTGAAGGGACAGACTGAGTGGGAGGGTTTTTCCAAGGCAGTGCTGTTATGAAAGAAATGCTCAGAATAGAAATTTTCCCATCCATCCTCCTTCCTGCTCATAGTGAAGGCCACCTACAAAGTCTGTTTTGGCACCCAGCCTCCTCTTCTGGTCCTTGTGGAGAAGTCCCTGAAGGATGTCACAAGCTGCCACAGTCTTGGTTCCTTGGATCTGTAGTGGCTTGTGCAGAATGTTGTCATACATCTGAGACACATCCCGGCTGTAAAAAGGAGGCTAATTTGAAAGAGAGGAGAAGCAGCCAGGTAAAACATGAGCTACCAGAAGGAGCCACACATTGCAGGGCAAAATGAGTCCTGCAGTGAGTAGATGAGGGAGACCTGCCACACCTCTGCTCAAAAGGGCAGTGGTAGGATTGGACCAGATCATTAACTCAGGATTTAGTTGTCTATAATGTACCTTGTGAACACCAGACCAACTTCACACTACAGCTTTTGCAAATCAAATTTCCACTACGTAAAGCAAGCCAGCCCATTTCCAAACTTACCAGTCCAAAGAGCATTTCATAGAGGACAGCTCCTAGGCACCACCAGTCTACTGTCCTGTCATAGGGCTGCTTCTTTAGCACCTCAGGAGCCAGATACTGGGAGTCAGAAGGAAATATTGGAGTCAAATTATAAAGGAAGGGCTTTGCCTTTCTCAGTCCCAAACCTGGCTGCAGCTCAAGTTGAGCAAATGCATTAAGAAAAACACAGATGCTTTTCCTAGTGTTATCTAATAAACTCTTGACTTGCTTTGGAGCAATGGGGTTGAGAGCCCTCAAAAAGTCCTTGCAGGCTACAAGGAGGTTCTCTTCCTCAAGTGGACTCCTACAAGAATTTGGCTCCTGCCAAAATTCAGCCAGCAATCCTATCCCACTATCAGACAGCACACCTATAAAAAAGTcctatattttttaaaaagctgcagtTTTCAGCACCTGTCTGTCCAAATCAGCAAAACTACCAAGAGCCACCATCAAGGAGCAACAGGCAAGAAATTGAGCAGCCTGCAGAAGAGTTTGCCACAGAATTACCTCTGTGTACTATCAGGCTCTGTCTAGAACAGGAAAACACCAACACACACCAAAACTAGAAAACAAAGATCAAACATTCCTGCTTGGTTCATACTGTGCTATTGCATAAGTGAAACCTCGCTGAAAAAGGAGGGAAATTTCTGCCCCCTTCTGCTGAGCTTGAAGGCTGAAAGGTGTTGAGTTTACAGACCCTTTGTCAAGCTGCCTGGGGAAAGCAGCAGGACAGGTATATTACCTAGGCTGAAGTGCTACCAAAATCCCCACGCTCAGTAGGAAGCAGGCAAAAAAGCCTCCAAGAAGCCAGACTGGAAATAGATTTTTGCAAAACCCAGTTGGAGTGCACTGGAGGGAAGGCATTTCCTCCCCTCTGAGCAGTGTTTGCATTCCAGGGGGGAGCCTGGTCCCCTCCTCTGTGCAGGGcattctgcagctcctgcatgcACCACGGACACACAGAAGAGCACGACAAAGTCCTGTGCATGCCAGTACCAGCAGGCTCCTTGTTCTGCACTGCTGGAGTCTCAAAGCAGGTAAACAATCAGCaatcctgctcccagggacaaGGTTGTCTCCACCTCCACAGCTATTTTCACAAGCCTGGCCATTTTCAAGTGCAGGAACTCCTGCCTCAACAGCTCATTCACACTCAAAAATTGCTATGTTGTTACAGGTGGAGCTGTCTCTGCTGGATAGGGAAGGCCTTATCTGAACTCCAGCTTCAGGCTGACAACCTCAgagagcctttttttttttttttttttttgaggtggcACATAAGCCCAAGACCCAGAGCACCGAGTGTCTGAAGGTTTCTAACCCCCCAGGTCTCAGCAAAACCCTAGCACATGCAGTACCTCAGGAGTGCCACAAAAGGTAGAAGTTGTCTCCTCTTGCTCCATTCCTTCTTTGCAGAGTCCAAAGTCTGTCAATACTATGTGTCCCTGAAAAAGACAAATTTTAGGTTGTCCCACTCTTTATGGAGAGGGGACAGGATTTCCAAGTATTTTGCCTATGCATTACATCTCGTATGAGTTTTGGTTCCCACTGCTCATCTGCATCCCCTCACTCCCATTATGTTCATCCTATAGTACAGATACTGGAGCCtatagaaaaaataatgtatagctttctttttatttgtctACAGCTAGATAGCCATGAagagctccagcactgctgggattttctgctgctttatcCCAGAGCCAATCTATGTAACAGTCAccaccagagctgcagcagtgacCTTCTTCACCACCCTGATCTCTCCCCACAGGTCAGGTCCCAGCTTCTGGGAATGAGCCCCAAAACCATGCAGTTCTTCAGAGGGCAAGCCCACTCATCCCTCCAGGATCTGCACAGAAGTGCAGTGGGGCAGGCAGACAAAATCCATGCCATGCCATCAGCTATAGTCCAGCTTGCAAAGCCACAGTCCTCTGCTTGTGGTCCTGGTGTTTCTAAAGCCAGCAGGAAGCCAGCCCAAGCTGTGAAAATACCTGGCAATCCAGgaggatgttctcaggctttAAGTCCCTGCAAGACAAAGTGCTGTTTGAGCAGATTTGGCCAGATATTTAGAAAACATGGATGTGAAACAGCATCAGCTAAGAACAGGAGCTAACAAAGCCTCCCAAACCAGATCACCAAGACCTTCCCAAATTGCAGACTTCCATCATTATACATACATGCAAACATAAATAGGCTGCTTTCACAGAGGATCAGGCGACAGCCTGCATTTCCATGCATAAATTATTACTGAGAGATGATTTCTTACTTATCGAGCCAggtttattttatgtttttaaacttAATACTCTCAGACTGATACTGGGAAGGGGAAATATCGATTCTCGAGGTCAAgattgaaggcacttgagaTGGTATTTCCTGTTtggactcaggtgtttattatttcttatctatgTTACATTCTCACTACCGTGAGTTTGGCAGctttttcattagcaaggcacaaaatggctaactAACTCTTGTaacaaggtcttttaaaactaaactgtccaattaaga
It includes:
- the SGK2 gene encoding serine/threonine-protein kinase Sgk2 isoform X3; the protein is MFVAWMEPSSTALGKTKELIKHGRERIEQTIKASGSRLCSYAERVVFLMDRSRSPDKSTQPSTPTDNINLGPSANPNAKPTDFDFLKVIGKGSFGKVLLAKRKCDGTFYAVKVLHKKTILKKKEQNHIMAERNVLLKNVKHPFLVGLHYSFQTSEKLYFVLDYVNGGELFFHLQRERCFREPRARFYAAEVASAVGYLHSLNIIYRDLKPENILLDCQGHIVLTDFGLCKEGMEQEETTSTFCGTPEYLAPEVLKKQPYDRTVDWWCLGAVLYEMLFGLPPFYSRDVSQMYDNILHKPLQIQGTKTVAACDILQGLLHKDQKRRLGAKTDFLEIKNHVFFSPINWDDLYHKRITPPFNPNVAGPADLRHFDPEFTQEAISASITRTPDLAASSSSASDAFLGFSYAPTEEDI
- the SGK2 gene encoding serine/threonine-protein kinase Sgk2 isoform X4; the protein is MDRSRSPDKSTQPSTPTDNINLGPSANPNAKPTDFDFLKVIGKGSFGKVLLAKRKCDGTFYAVKVLHKKTILKKKEQNHIMAERNVLLKNVKHPFLVGLHYSFQTSEKLYFVLDYVNGGELFFHLQRERCFREPRARFYAAEVASAVGYLHSLNIIYRDLKPENILLDCQGHIVLTDFGLCKEGMEQEETTSTFCGTPEYLAPEVLKKQPYDRTVDWWCLGAVLYEMLFGLPPFYSRDVSQMYDNILHKPLQIQGTKTVAACDILQGLLHKDQKRRLGAKTDFLEIKNHVFFSPINWDDLYHKRITPPFNPNVAGPADLRHFDPEFTQEAISASITRTPDLAASSSSASDAFLGFSYAPTEEDI